The genomic DNA CTTGGATCCCGTCTAACCACACCAACTTCATGCAAATCCTCTCCACCAAAGCCACCTCTTTTTATCTCAAACCGTTCTCTTTTTTTCAGTTCGTATTTGCTCCAGAATACGATTGGGTATATTGTCCGGTCAACTGGAAATCCTGTGCATTTAACTCTGTCGACATATAGCAACTGTGTAACGGCGAAAAAAAAACAAGCGGTAAGATAACAAAACAAATGTTGTATGCCTATATTGTTAATAAGTTTTGTTAAACAGGACACTTACAGCCAAAAGTGTGAGTGGTCCAGAAAATGGAGATTCAGGATCACAACTCTTCCAGCCATCTTTACATGATTTGATTTGTTGGATCAGATAGGCACACCAATTGATTTTACTAAAATCCGTGTCTCCTctaaaagttttcaaaatccaCTCTTTCATTCGCCCATTTTTGTTACACTCAACCATGACGGTTAAGAATAACATCAGGAAGTCCAGTCGGAAATCAAAACTGTTGGCTTCATCACTTGTGAGTATAGATCGTGCCAGGTTCGTTGGTGCCACAAATCGTTTACGATATCGTTTTCTCCATGCTTCAACAGCAACATCAAGCTTTGAATATGTTCGTACATTTTGCATGTCTATGCCCTTCTTAGGAATCCCTAGAAGGTCATGGACAGACTGAACATCAACATCTATTGACCCACATGGCAATTCAATAGCCATTTCTTCTGGGTTAAAGTGGTCCACAACATAGTGGGCAATTTTTAGAGGTATCCCACTGATGTTGAATGACAACATTTTTCCAAAACCCATCCTATTAACGTCTTCTTGTTGGTTCCTCGTTAGAGACTTGATGCATTTGAACAACTGCATAGGTGACGAACGTGTTTTTAATTTAGGCCACTTATGCGTCGTTTTTGCGTGTTTGCCACTTCGGGTTTCCACCCGATCAtgttttgcttttttttttttttaacagcaatTGCATCCTGTTTTGGTAGAGCTGTATCTGCAGTCATCTGTGAGTCACCATCTGCTGAAACTAAGATAACAACTTTTGGTTAAGATTTACATATTTCATAAAGAAGGAAAGTAGTAGTGGGGTGTGTTTACGTACTTATTAGTTTCCTTTTGACATTTTTCTTTGGTTTGCTATCTTCACGCCATCGCTGAGCTGTAAATAtacattttttttgtaaataattaGCATTAAAGTACGTAAGACAAGTATTGAAACATATATTCATTTTATTTAGACTCTCAAAGATCATGTCTAGCACAGTTTTGTACCTCCTCTTGTACGTGTTGCCGGCCCGTCTTGATCGCCCTCGCCTTACAAATGTTTTACAAAGTCATGTACACATAAATATTAGATTCAAGAAGAATGTAACCAAAGCTTCCATACATTAAAAAATGTACCTTTATTTCTTTTCTCAATGTTTTCCATCGGAGTGTCCAAGTCACTATCTGGTAAAACTGTGGCACcatatttgttttattatttatataaagcATTACTATTAGACAATCGAAAGAAAAAAAATGCTTTTTTACGTACTTATTAGCTTTCTCCTGCGTACCTTCTCCTCACAATGTGCATCCTTAACTACATTTTGTACAAGTTTTATATAGATCATGAACTAGTAACAACCTTTACcaaaatatttattaaaaaaaaagactAATTTTAAACCTTTTCTAGCCCCCCTTGTCCGCATTGCTGGTCCGCATGTATTAGTATCCGGTGTCACTGTTTTTTAGAAAGCTTATGGAAATTAGACATAACATGACAAACAAAGATGTAATGAATAAAAAGTAGTTACGTACATATTTGTTGCCTGTTTTTGCGCTTCTCAACCACCGGGGTATCACGAACCTTTTTAGCTGCATTTTTTATTTGTAGTCAACATCAATAAATACAAAATGGTTTTTAATCTGTAAGCATAATTGATCATAGTTTATCTAATTTATAAGCACCTGTGGTCATTTTTTTTGTCGGATTTGTTTTGCTATTCTTAGCTGTTACAACGGATCCTGCAAAAGTATGAGATAAAGAGGCAGTCAATATATGGACCACATGACTTTTCTAACAGACACATATCACCACTAGATAACAAATATAGGACTCCAATCAACAGTAGATCACTATGGCCCAGATCAGTTTATAGCAAGCAGAGTTTTGTTTCCTTAGAATGAACAAGTACACActatcagttttttttttctcaatcaAAATTAACCCACAAACCACCCCCCCCACCACCCCCCACCCCAAATTGATCATGTGTTCATCCCGAAAAAGCCCTAATGTCACCCCTGTCATTTAACAGAAAACCAGATGTATGAAGTAACCGAGCACTTTGAAAACTGTTTAATAGTTTATATTCTTTATTTTCACACATCCCAGATCTGTATCTCTAAAAGAAAATTCATAACTACCTAAatttttcaactttcttttttAACAAGTTAGATTATTTAAAACCAACAAAAACCCCTAATGGTACCTGTAATTAAGAAAAACCTAAATGGGTATAAAGCAATCCAGCATTTTCAAAAGTCTTAAAAAACCCTATAGGCCCAAACCATATAATCTCTGTTATAAAACACCCTAATTCTGAATAGCTAAAACAAAGTTGATGATTTTAGTCAACCAAGAGAGCGACGCACCTGAACCCCTCTCGTTTTTAGCCTGAATTTTTTCTTCCGGTGACCGTTGAAATTCTACGGTGATTTTCTGAATATCTTCGTCGATGAAGTTATACgcttgatgaagatgatgagagaGAGCGACTCTCCGGTGAAGATGATGAGAGAGAGTGACTCTCCGGTGATTTTTGGGGTTAATTTGAGAGCGGTTGTTGAAGAGTATGAGAGAGTTATGTGAGTCTGGTaatatttttgtggtttttgaaaTTGTAGAGTGATGTAGGGTTTTTAGGATTAGGGAGGTGTAATGATGCAGCTGTTTGATGTTTGATGTAAAGGTTCTTACACTCATGCAGAGTATATTAATCTTTTCCCATATTGCCCCTTTAGGTAcataatttatattaaaaaatagtGAGAAAGGAATTCATATTTCACTAGTGACGAAAATGAATCTCAACCATCCATCAAGCTTAATCAATGGTGGTtaatgggttttcagggtttagtcaactcaaccgggttttcgatttatccttgccctatatatatatatatatatatattccagaAATAAATTCATATTTCGACAAATGTATTAAACGGTATTTTAGAAACCAAAGAAACGAAAAATATGGatttttacaagtattacaaaaatatatcattttttacaaaaagaaaatatattatttttgggtgaagaaaaatatatattttcttaaacaaattacgaatatattattttgggtgaaAATTAGAAATATAAATATCTTCTaagttaatcttgaaaatatattatttttgaggtttatatgaaaatatattatttttgccAAGTAAAGTTATAGTTATTTTCCTATAAAAATtctcttaaaatatatatattttgagaatataagtttggtgatttttagttatctaaaaaataatattccggaaaattaaatacaaaattaagtataaaaatacttaataaatacaagaaaatacgtattctcgtacgtacaaatacacaccggaatacgccaccaatacttggcaaaatacACAAGTCTAAATATACACAAGTCTAAATATACACAAGTATAATTATACCCATATTTGGGAAATGTTCATGAAGGAATTACAAAACGAAATAAGTCAAAAATATATTATCTTAACAAATATTCCAAATAATTgctaaatataatttaagttaaaatattattattttaagggttattggattttatcacccttaaCTATTGGTCATTGGCCGCTGGCACCCCTAACTATCACTTTGACtcccgtcacccccaacttaacacttagtgtgttctgtcaccagatcactaacttttgatcctgttattatacttttgggggtgttctaagatccctaaaaccttcccAAGATCCCCATGACACCTCAAAAAGTGTAGTAACAGGTTCAAAAGTTAGGGATcggttaacgacgtggtgacagaacacactaagtgttaagttaagggtgacggacgtcaaagtgatagctgggggtggcagcggccaatagacaatagttgagggtgataaaatctaataactcttattttaactaataattatatactttggaATAATATAATGTACATCAAACTTGTAACTCAAAGGATACCAATTCCATGATAAGTCATAATACCTAAAACTAAGAGTCGTTACAAGACCTAGCCGTCTAATACAACATAGCACGTGTGTAGGTAGTCGAGCGACCCGTGAAAAGGAGCCTTGAGTTACTTGACAGGAGAACGCAaatcagtgagttcatgtcccccttttcttatAACTGTTTTCAGTATTATAACTCTGGGGGTGAAATACCTGTTACAAATGTTTCAAacgtttacaaatggtatggttagctaaggaatgaactgttagataatgtgaatgggtaggcgcacacttaagaccattaatccttgtataaggaccgcgGGGCATgagtggtagatctatctgggtgttaCGAGCCCCACCCCTGGGTCGGGAGTGACGGAaggtggtgactatgtcgttccagcCGGGTGGACCGgtacaaaatccgctaggtttgagccttcctacaccattgcacacatattaatgacCTTGTAaatcattaattgatctgttcatagacgctttcataccggtttacaaagacatacttacaaatgtttacaaggttattcgtgcacacatacaaaacacatggactcgctcaacttttgttgatgttttcaaactacatgtatttcaggaaactaaaatggatctggcgggcgtttcAAAGGTTTCAAGAAGTATTTTCAAGATATGATGTCATCCTTTTTGGAAGGGTTTGAATCGTGTATCTTATCCTTGATAGGATACATTAATCAAAGCCTTGATTTATCTATGTCTTTTGTTTGAAGTCCTTTATGGAACTTGTTTCAGTTAAATGGTTTGTAAGTTAAACTCGAAGTCGATGGTTGGTACTAAACAATTTGGTTTGTATTATTTTGAAtgtattaatggatgaacatcattgttttaatcatatagttgtttgttataattgaatgcaatgatattaagcaagtcacacatcatacgcttccgcaaaagtcagggtgtgacaagatGTCACTATCAGGTTGATGTCAGCCAATCACAAACAGAGCTTTCAtacttagtataaatagatctACCTATTAGAGATTTATTCATCACTACACATCACCTTTTCTTTTGTACGAACATAATTGTTTATTGATCAGTCTGAGGGAGAGTCTGTAGAGTCAACATTCtgtaaaacatttttttaatcaTTTGAATCATTATTGAAAAACAGATGTTGATGATTTCTTGTTTGTTATTGTTTATCTTTACTTATAATAAAAATTGTTTTGATCTTATTTGTTGATTAATCACAAACCTTGTAAACTCAGACTTAACACCCATAAAGTCAGGATGATACACTCTACTTCATTGAGACCATAGATTCATATGTGAGTGATCATCTACAGGACACGTTTGAGGAGGAGGTTATGGACACACATAAAGCTTTCTTGTCGACCATTACTTCAAAAATGAGCCTAAATATGTTAACTAGGTTGTTCGTGACTTGAAATGTATAGAAGCCAGGTAAAAGAGAGATCCAAGCACTTCAAGAAAACAAAACTTAGACTCTCGAGAAGTTGCCAAAAGGGAAGCGAGCTAGTGATTAAAAGTTAGTCTACAAAATAAAGTACAAACCTAAGGGAGATGTGGAAAGATACAAGGAATGTCTCGTTGTAAAAGGATTCACGCAAATGGAAGGGGTAAACATCCATGAGACTTTTGCCCTGACACCAAAACTAGTCACTATTTGAAACTTGCTAATCGTGGTCGTGAAACGAGGGTGGTACATCCATCAACTTGATATCAACAATGCTTTCTTGCATGGAGACTTGCATGAAGACTTGCATGAAGAAGTATGCATTAAGATACCATAAGGTTTTGGAAAAGCAGATGATAATAGACTTTGCAAACTCAATCACTCTACGAGCTCAAGAAGAGCCTAATAGACTTGCATGAAGAAGTATGCATTAAGATACCATAAGATTAAGGAATTGGtattaaaagttttaccatttcctTACTAGAGTTGAGTTTTAAGCAAGCATGACCTGATCATTCGCCATTTATGCTCAAAGAATAAGAAGTGTGAATCGTTGCGCTAATCTAtgtggatgatgtcatcatggctGGTAACAACCAAAACAAACTTCAAGAAACCAAGTATTTTCTTAATGAAAAATTTAGCATCAAAATCCTTGGGCCTTTAAAGTTTTTCCTTAGAATGAAAGTTGCAAGGACAAAGGAAGGGATGGTGCTAAGCCGAAGAAAGTACACATTAGACATCCTAAAAGATGCTGGAATG from Helianthus annuus cultivar XRQ/B chromosome 7, HanXRQr2.0-SUNRISE, whole genome shotgun sequence includes the following:
- the LOC118480560 gene encoding uncharacterized protein LOC118480560, producing the protein MQLFKCIKSLTRNQQEDVNRMGFGKMLSFNISGIPLKIAHYVVDHFNPEEMAIELPCGSIDVDVQSVHDLLGIPKKGIDMQNVRTYSKLDVAVEAWRKRYRKRFVAPTNLARSILTSDEANSFDFRLDFLMLFLTVMVECNKNGRMKEWILKTFRGDTDFSKINWCAYLIQQIKSCKDGWKSCDPESPFSGPLTLLALLYVDRVKCTGFPVDRTIYPIVFWSKYELKKRERFEIKRGGFGGEDLHEVGVVRRDPRKTELHANDEVLSNEIALIEKHLDVMEAKRVTVQKKIGSSVQCSSRQRAS